The proteins below are encoded in one region of Peromyscus eremicus chromosome 10, PerEre_H2_v1, whole genome shotgun sequence:
- the Adra2c gene encoding alpha-2C adrenergic receptor gives MASPALAAALAVAAAEGPNGSDAGDWGSGGGANVSGTDWGPPPGQYSAGAVAGLAALVGFLIVFTVVGNVLVVIAVLTSRALRAPQNLFLVSLASADILVATLVMPFSLANELMAYWYFGQVWCGVYLALDVLFCTSSIVHLCAISLDRYWSVTQAVEYNLKRTPRRVKATIVAVWLISAVISFPPLVSFYRRPDGAAYPQCGLNDETWYILSSCIGSFFAPCLIMGLVYARIYRVAKLRTRTLSEKRTPAGPDGASPTTENGLGKAAGENGHCAPPRPDVEPDESSAAERRRRRGALRRGGRRREGAEGDMGSADGPGPGLAAEQGARAASRSPGPGGRLSRASSRSVEFFLSRRRRARSSVCRRKVAQAREKRFTFVLAVVMGVFVLCWFPFFFSYSLYGICREACQLPEPLFKFFFWIGYCNSSLNPVIYTVFNQDFRRSFKHILFRRRRRGFRQ, from the coding sequence ATGGCGTCCCCGGCGCTGGCCGCGGCGCTGGCGGTGGCGGCGGCTGAGGGCCCCAACGGGAGCGACGCGGGTGACTGGGGTAGCGGCGGGGGTGCCAACGTCTCGGGGACTGACTGGGGGCCGCCACCGGGCCAGTACTCCGCAGGTGCCGTGGCGGGGCTGGCAGCCTTGGTGGGTTTCCTTATCGTTTTCACCGTGGTGGGCAACGTGCTCGTGGTGATCGCTGTGCTGACTAGCCGAGCGCTGCGCGCCCCGCAGAACCTCTTCCTGGTGTCTCTGGCCTCAGCTGACATCCTGGTGGCCACACTGGTCATGCCCTTTTCGCTGGCCAATGAGCTCATGGCCTACTGGTACTTCGGGcaagtgtggtgtggtgtgtaccTGGCACTGGACGTGCTCTTCTGCACCTCGTCCATCGTTCACTTATGTGCCATAAGCCTGGACCGCTACTGGTCGGTGACGCAGGCGGTAGAGTACAATCTGAAGCGCACGCCGCGCCGTGTCAAGGCCACCATCGTGGCTGTGTGGCTCATCTCGGCTGTCATCTCCTTCCCGCCTCTCGTCTCGTTCTACCGCCGGCCCGACGGCGCCGCCTACCCGCAGTGCGGCCTCAACGATGAGACTTGGTACATTTTGTCCTCCTGCATAGGCTCCTTCTTCGCGCCCTGCCTCATCATGGGCCTGGTCTATGCACGCATCTACCGCGTGGCCAAGCTGCGCACGCGTACGCTCAGCGAGAAACGTACCCCCGCCGGCCCCGACGGCGCATCCCCGACCACAGAGAATGGGCTGGGCAAGGCGGCGGGGGAGAACGGGCATTGCGCGCCCCCGCGCCCTGATGTGGAGCCAGATGAGAGCAGCGCGGCGGAGAGGCGGAGGCGCCGGGGAGCGCTGCGCAGAGGAGGACGGCGGAGAGAGGGCGCCGAGGGGGACATGGGCAGTGCAGACGGACCGGGACCGGGGCTGGCGGCCGAGCAGGGCGCTCGGGCGGCTTCTCGGTCCCCAGGTCCCGGCGGGCGCTTGTCGCGGGCAAGCTCGCGCTCCGTCGAGTTCTTTCTGTCGCGCCGGCGCCGGGCGCGCAGCAGCGTGTGTCGCCGCAAGGTGGCCCAGGCGCGCGAGAAGCGCTTCACCTTCGTGTTGGCGGTGGTCATGGGCGTGTTCGTACTTTGCTGGTTCCCTTTCTTCTTCAGCTACAGCCTGTATGGCATCTGCCGCGAGGCCTGCCAGTTGCCTGAACCGCTCTTTAAGTTTTTCTTCTGGATCGGCTACTGCAACAGTTCGCTCAACCCGGTCATCTACACGGTCTTCAACCAGGACTTCAGGCGCTCTTTCAAGCACATTCTCTTTCGCAGGAGGAGAAGGGGCTTCAGGCAGTGA